One segment of Haliotis asinina isolate JCU_RB_2024 chromosome 12, JCU_Hal_asi_v2, whole genome shotgun sequence DNA contains the following:
- the LOC137257618 gene encoding mucin-22-like, translating into MTAPFWLCLLFLDTVIMVRGAGTTATATTTGSTPTDTGTTATAATTGSAQTGANTIATATTTTTGSTQIGANTTATAITTTATSTQTGAGTTITTGDGSLGTDVFTTTAFTTTAGAGTTATTTTTTAASTQTGAGTTATASTTGSTPTDTGTTATTTTGSTQTGDFTTATATKTGSVQTGANTIATATTTTTGSTQTGDFTTATAATTGSAQTGANTIATATTTTTGSTQIGANTTATAITTTATSTQTGAGTTITTGDGSLGTDVFTTTAFTATAATTTTTTTTTQKGDLEAAASKDRGYSEREYVSFISSWNSEASRSTNTVEISAKSTTSSATQPSIRNVRIPADSCNSTRRPESENLCMVFEKAANDTAVSPTNLDVEELSSATSGSCAELCASRQTCVVYSISATGTCRITSACRPEVVSETGSVVLFLKYWG; encoded by the exons GTGCCGgcacaacagcaacagcaaccaCTACTGGTTCAACTCCGACAGATACCGGCACAACGGCAACAGCAGCCACAACTGGTTCAGCTCAGACAGGTGCCAACACTATAGCAACAGCAACCACTACCACAACTGGTTCAACTCAGATAGGTGCcaacacaacagcaacagcaatcACGACTACAGCTACTTCAACTCAGACAGGTGCCGGCACAACAATCACAACTGGAGATGGTTCACTTGGGACAGATGTCTTCACGACAACTGCTTTCACCACTACTGCAG GTGCCGGCACAACGGCAACAACAACCACTACTACAGCTGCTTCAACTCAGACAGGTGCTGGCACCACAGCAACAGCAAGCACTACTGGTTCAACTCCGACAGATACCGGCACAACGGCAACTACTACAACTGGTTCAACTCAGACAGGTGACTTCACAACGGCAACAGCAACCAAAACTGGTTCAGTTCAGACAGGTGCCAACACTATAGCGACAGCAACCACTACTACAACTGGTTCAACTCAGACAGGTGACTTCACAACGGCAACAGCAGCCACAACTGGTTCAGCTCAGACAGGTGCCAACACTATAGCAACAGCAACCACTACCACAACTGGTTCAACTCAGATAGGTGCcaacacaacagcaacagcaatcACGACTACAGCTACTTCAACTCAGACAGGTGCCGGCACAACAATCACAACTGGAGATGGTTCACTTGGGACAGATGTCTTCACGACAACTGCTTTCACCGCTACTGCAG cAACCacaacaacgacaacgacaactACACAGAAAGGTGATCTAGAAGCTGCAGCTTCCAAAGATAGAGGTTATTCAGAAAGGGAGTATGTTTCTTTTATCTCCTCCTGGAACTCTGAAGCATCCAGGTCAACTAATACTGTAGAAATATCTGCAAAATCCACTACGAGTTCTGCAACACAACCTAGTATTAGAAATGTCAGGATACCCGCTGACAGTTGTAACAGCACACGACGACCTGAGTCAGAAAATCTGTGTATGGTTTTCGAAAAAGCAGCCAACGACACAGCAGTGTCCCCGACTAACCTCGACGTCGAGGAGCTCAGTTCGGCAACTTCCGGCAGCTGCGCCGAGCTGTGCGCATCACGTCAAACCTGCGTGGTGTACAGCATCAGCGCCACGGGTACCTGCAGGATCACCTCCGCATGTCGGCCTGAAGTGGTGAGCGAGACTGGCTCGGTAGTTCTGTTCCTCAAGTATTGGGGATGA